One window of Chryseobacterium indologenes genomic DNA carries:
- a CDS encoding AMP-dependent synthetase/ligase, giving the protein MTIKRLFDIPHYALEKYPKTDMFVTKYQGEWKKTSTQEFINEGNKISRGLLKLGIKPGDKIALITTNSRTEWAIMDFGLSQIGVVSVPVYPSISPEDYEFIFNNAEIQYCFVSDKELLTKVMKVKHNIPSLQGIFTFDNISGAANWREILDLGKDESTQIEVDDLSNAINTEDLATIIYTSGTTGRPKGVMLTHNNIVSNVLGAIPRIPKRRGFDYKEARALSFLPICHIFERMLFYLYQYNGFSLYFAESIEKMGENVKEVKPHYMTVVPRLVEKVYDKIYNTGSSAGGLKSKIFFWALNLISKKKVISKPSGLQEIIADKLVFSKWREGLGGEIVTLVSGSAALSTRLNLMFQNAGIPILEGYGLTETSPVISVNSFEKMKVGTVGIPLDNLKVKIQEDGEITVKGPSVFKGYFQNEEMTKEAFTEDGFFKTGDIGHIDSDGFLQITDRKKEMFKTSGGKYIAPQTIENLAKASKFIEQIMVVGDGEKMPCALVQPDFEFAKSWAMRNNLNLGSTPEEIAKSTELKQRIEKEIEGINEHLGNWEKIKKIELTPEVWSIESGLLTPTLKLKRKAVKEKFIALYNKMYDHHE; this is encoded by the coding sequence ATGACGATCAAGAGATTATTCGATATTCCGCACTACGCTTTAGAAAAATATCCTAAAACGGATATGTTTGTAACAAAGTATCAGGGTGAGTGGAAAAAAACTTCTACGCAGGAGTTTATTAATGAGGGAAATAAGATATCCAGAGGGTTACTGAAGCTGGGCATAAAACCGGGTGATAAGATCGCTTTGATTACTACCAATTCCCGTACTGAATGGGCTATTATGGATTTTGGGCTTTCCCAGATCGGAGTCGTTTCTGTACCCGTTTACCCAAGTATTTCACCTGAAGATTATGAATTTATCTTCAACAATGCCGAAATTCAGTACTGCTTTGTTTCTGATAAGGAACTATTGACCAAGGTAATGAAAGTGAAACATAACATCCCAAGTCTACAGGGGATATTTACTTTTGACAACATCAGCGGTGCTGCCAACTGGAGAGAAATCCTTGATCTGGGTAAAGATGAATCTACACAAATTGAAGTAGACGACCTTTCCAATGCCATTAATACAGAAGATCTGGCAACTATTATTTATACTTCCGGAACTACAGGAAGACCTAAAGGAGTAATGCTTACCCATAATAATATTGTTTCAAACGTATTGGGTGCTATTCCAAGAATTCCGAAGAGAAGAGGTTTCGATTATAAGGAGGCCAGAGCATTAAGCTTCCTGCCTATCTGTCATATCTTTGAAAGAATGCTGTTCTATCTTTATCAATACAACGGTTTTTCTCTTTATTTTGCTGAAAGCATCGAAAAAATGGGGGAAAACGTAAAAGAGGTGAAGCCTCATTATATGACCGTAGTTCCAAGACTGGTAGAAAAGGTATATGATAAAATTTACAACACAGGATCTTCTGCCGGAGGATTGAAATCAAAAATATTCTTCTGGGCATTGAACCTGATCAGTAAGAAGAAAGTAATCTCAAAACCATCTGGACTTCAGGAGATTATTGCTGATAAACTTGTATTTTCTAAATGGAGAGAAGGTTTAGGTGGCGAAATCGTGACATTGGTTTCAGGATCAGCGGCATTGTCTACAAGACTTAACTTAATGTTTCAAAATGCGGGAATTCCAATTCTGGAAGGTTATGGTTTAACAGAAACTTCCCCGGTGATTTCCGTCAATAGTTTTGAGAAAATGAAAGTGGGAACAGTAGGTATTCCATTGGATAACTTAAAAGTAAAGATCCAGGAAGATGGTGAAATTACGGTAAAAGGGCCATCTGTTTTCAAAGGGTATTTCCAAAACGAAGAAATGACTAAAGAAGCTTTTACAGAAGATGGATTTTTCAAAACCGGAGATATCGGGCATATTGATAGTGACGGATTTTTACAGATCACAGACCGTAAGAAAGAAATGTTCAAGACATCCGGTGGAAAATACATTGCTCCTCAGACTATTGAGAATTTAGCAAAAGCTTCTAAATTTATAGAACAGATCATGGTAGTAGGTGATGGTGAAAAAATGCCATGTGCTTTGGTACAGCCTGATTTTGAATTTGCAAAAAGCTGGGCGATGAGAAATAACCTAAATTTAGGTTCCACGCCGGAAGAAATTGCAAAAAGCACTGAGTTGAAGCAAAGAATTGAAAAGGAAATTGAAGGGATTAATGAACATCTTGGCAATTGGGAGAAAATCAAGAAGATTGAGCTTACGCCTGAAGTATGGAGCATTGAAAGCGGATTGCTTACTCCAACTTTAAAACTGAAAAGAAAGGCAGTAAAAGAGAAGTTTATTGCTTTGTATAATAAGATGTATGATCATCATGAATAA
- a CDS encoding zinc ribbon domain-containing protein: MAKTNDISVEEKLRALYDLQIIDSRLDEIRNTRGELPIEVEDLEIEIEGLEKRAEKFHADIKEQEDQIKTKHEVINHAKTLIEKYKSQQDNVRNNKEFEALGKEMEFQDLEIQLAEKRIKEFGVKIAHKNETLSELNTKIEDLKSHLKFKKEELEGLISETQKEEEYLLEQSKEFAGKIDERLLASYNRIRTNSINGLAVVGLERGAPKGSFFTIPPQKQMEIAQRKKIIIDEHSGKILVDDELVMEENERMKSVIKF, from the coding sequence ATGGCAAAAACCAACGATATTTCAGTTGAAGAAAAATTAAGAGCTTTATACGATTTACAGATCATTGATTCAAGATTGGATGAAATCCGAAATACTAGAGGAGAATTGCCAATTGAAGTTGAAGATCTTGAAATTGAGATTGAAGGTCTTGAAAAAAGAGCTGAAAAATTTCATGCTGATATCAAAGAACAAGAAGATCAGATCAAAACAAAGCATGAAGTTATTAACCATGCAAAAACTCTAATTGAGAAATACAAATCTCAGCAGGATAATGTAAGAAACAATAAAGAGTTTGAAGCATTAGGAAAGGAAATGGAATTCCAGGATCTGGAAATTCAGCTTGCTGAAAAAAGAATTAAAGAATTCGGAGTTAAAATTGCTCACAAAAACGAAACTTTAAGTGAACTGAATACGAAGATCGAAGATTTGAAAAGCCACTTGAAATTCAAGAAAGAAGAATTGGAAGGTCTTATCTCTGAAACTCAGAAAGAAGAAGAATATCTTTTAGAGCAGTCTAAAGAATTCGCAGGTAAAATCGATGAGAGATTATTAGCTTCTTACAACAGAATCAGAACAAACTCTATCAATGGTCTTGCAGTAGTAGGATTAGAAAGAGGAGCTCCAAAAGGATCTTTCTTTACAATCCCGCCTCAAAAGCAAATGGAAATTGCTCAAAGAAAGAAAATTATTATTGATGAGCATTCAGGGAAAATCCTTGTTGATGACGAATTGGTAATGGAAGAAAACGAAAGAATGAAATCTGTAATTAAGTTCTAA
- a CDS encoding CPBP family intramembrane glutamic endopeptidase, with amino-acid sequence MENSKYPKFTFTWFGGVVLVVGLFVGTMAVSLFSTLWKVVFRENIELKDWFLMVANSVGFLTAIAFFDFFIVRRTTQKKLNFNLSSVNFSTYLLIFPMMAGMMFISEFIAAQIPTTGPFFGKFYEYFTQLMSQLTDNPVVMIIMTVIMAPIFEEIIFRGIIQKGLINKGVEPWKAILYASIIFGVVHGNPWQFISAVMLGCVLGLVYHKTKSLLMPILLHAFNNLTLSLLVLYGKDESFAKVLNVSEWLVLAVGIVLFSLFYYLFMKKYKVHYAEM; translated from the coding sequence ATGGAAAATAGCAAATATCCGAAGTTTACGTTCACATGGTTTGGCGGTGTTGTTTTGGTGGTTGGATTATTCGTGGGAACAATGGCTGTTTCTTTATTCAGCACCCTTTGGAAAGTTGTTTTCAGGGAAAATATTGAATTGAAGGACTGGTTTCTGATGGTAGCAAATTCTGTAGGATTCCTTACTGCTATTGCTTTTTTTGATTTTTTCATTGTAAGACGTACCACCCAAAAGAAGCTTAACTTCAATTTATCATCCGTTAACTTCTCTACCTATCTTCTTATTTTTCCAATGATGGCGGGGATGATGTTCATTTCAGAATTTATTGCCGCTCAGATTCCTACTACAGGACCTTTTTTTGGAAAGTTTTACGAATATTTTACCCAACTGATGAGTCAATTGACCGATAATCCTGTGGTAATGATCATTATGACGGTAATCATGGCTCCGATTTTTGAGGAAATTATATTTCGAGGGATTATCCAGAAAGGATTGATCAATAAAGGAGTAGAACCATGGAAAGCAATTTTATATGCTTCCATTATTTTTGGAGTGGTTCACGGAAATCCATGGCAGTTTATCAGCGCAGTGATGCTGGGCTGTGTGCTGGGACTGGTTTATCATAAAACAAAATCTTTACTGATGCCTATACTGCTGCACGCGTTCAATAATTTAACTCTGTCGCTGTTGGTACTTTACGGTAAAGATGAAAGTTTCGCAAAAGTTCTTAATGTTTCAGAATGGCTTGTACTGGCCGTAGGAATTGTACTTTTCTCTTTATTCTATTATCTTTTTATGAAGAAGTATAAAGTGCATTATGCTGAAATGTAA
- a CDS encoding DUF1003 domain-containing protein: MKKYNEKTEVLEKIADSITSWIGSIQSLIVHTLLFLTSFLLPMLHIVDFDKMLLILTTVLSLEAIYLAIFIQMSVNKSHEKIEDIQEDIEEISEDIEDIQEDIEEISEDIEEISEDIEEINEDIEDIQEDIEEINEEEEEEDHNERAKNVILRSNVNSNKNEIKALKDIISQLQNEIEQLKKEE, translated from the coding sequence ATGAAAAAATATAACGAAAAAACAGAAGTTCTTGAAAAAATAGCGGATAGTATTACATCATGGATAGGGTCTATTCAGTCTCTGATTGTGCATACTCTGCTGTTTCTTACTTCGTTTCTGCTTCCGATGCTGCATATTGTAGATTTTGATAAGATGCTTCTGATCCTTACTACAGTACTGTCTCTGGAAGCTATTTATCTGGCTATTTTTATCCAGATGTCAGTGAATAAAAGTCACGAGAAAATTGAAGATATCCAGGAGGATATTGAAGAGATCAGTGAAGATATTGAAGACATTCAGGAGGATATCGAAGAGATCAGTGAGGATATTGAAGAAATCAGCGAAGATATTGAAGAGATCAATGAAGATATAGAAGATATCCAGGAAGACATTGAAGAGATCAATGAAGAAGAGGAAGAAGAAGACCACAATGAAAGAGCAAAAAATGTAATATTGAGGAGCAATGTCAACTCTAATAAAAACGAAATAAAGGCTTTAAAAGATATTATTTCTCAGCTGCAAAATGAAATCGAGCAATTGAAAAAAGAAGAATAA
- the rdgB gene encoding RdgB/HAM1 family non-canonical purine NTP pyrophosphatase, protein MELLVATHNEHKKEEIQQILGSDCVVKSLTDYNIHEEIVEDGDSFHANALIKAKYCFEKTGIPSLGDDSGLVVESLDGRPGIFSARYAGDHDFAKNIEKVLEEMKGIENRKAYFVTVLCYYDEKGAQYFEGRVHGNLLTENKGFKGFGYDPIFVPAGYDRTFAEMNPEDKNKISHRKQALDLFMDFLKVTD, encoded by the coding sequence ATGGAATTATTAGTAGCTACACACAACGAACATAAAAAAGAAGAAATCCAACAGATCCTGGGAAGTGATTGCGTTGTGAAAAGTCTTACCGATTACAATATTCACGAAGAAATTGTGGAAGATGGAGATTCTTTTCATGCCAATGCCCTGATCAAGGCAAAATACTGCTTTGAAAAAACAGGTATTCCAAGTTTGGGAGATGACAGCGGTCTGGTAGTAGAGTCTTTGGATGGAAGACCTGGTATCTTCTCTGCGCGTTATGCCGGAGATCACGATTTCGCAAAAAATATCGAAAAGGTATTGGAAGAAATGAAGGGGATAGAAAATAGAAAAGCGTATTTCGTCACCGTTCTCTGCTACTATGATGAAAAAGGAGCTCAATATTTTGAAGGCAGGGTGCACGGAAACTTACTGACAGAAAATAAAGGCTTTAAAGGATTCGGATATGATCCTATTTTTGTTCCTGCAGGGTATGACAGAACCTTTGCAGAGATGAATCCGGAAGATAAAAACAAAATCAGCCACCGCAAGCAGGCCTTAGATTTATTTATGGATTTTTTAAAAGTGACTGATTAA
- a CDS encoding acyl-CoA dehydrogenase produces the protein MDFNLSEEQLMIQQAARDFAQNELLPGVIERDRDQKFPTEQVKKMGEMGLLGMMVDPKYGGAGMDSVSYVLAMEEIAKVDASAAVVMSVNNSLVCAGLEKFASEEQKVKYLTPLASGQVIGAFALSEPEAGSDATSQKTTAEDKGDYYLLNGIKNWITNGGTATYYIVIAQTDPEKKHKGINAFIVERGWEGFEIGLKEDKLGIRGSDTHSLIFNNVKVPKENRIGADGFGFNFAMAVLNGGRIGIASQALGIASGAYELALKYAKTRKAFKTEIINHQAIAFKLADMATQITAARMLCFKAACEKDAGKDISESGAMAKLYSSQVAMDTTIEAVQIHGGYGYVKEYHVERLMRDAKITQIYEGTSEIQKIVISRSIAK, from the coding sequence ATGGACTTTAATTTATCGGAAGAACAGCTGATGATTCAGCAGGCAGCAAGAGATTTTGCACAAAACGAACTATTACCTGGAGTGATTGAAAGAGACCGTGACCAGAAATTCCCTACAGAACAGGTGAAGAAAATGGGAGAAATGGGTCTTTTAGGAATGATGGTAGATCCAAAATACGGAGGAGCAGGTATGGACAGCGTTTCTTACGTGCTGGCAATGGAGGAGATTGCAAAAGTGGATGCTTCTGCAGCTGTTGTAATGTCTGTAAATAACTCATTGGTTTGTGCCGGTCTTGAAAAATTTGCTTCTGAAGAACAGAAAGTAAAATATCTTACTCCACTGGCGAGCGGACAGGTAATCGGAGCTTTTGCATTATCTGAGCCTGAAGCCGGTTCTGATGCAACTTCTCAGAAAACAACTGCTGAAGACAAAGGAGATTACTATCTTTTAAATGGAATCAAAAACTGGATCACCAATGGTGGAACAGCTACATATTATATTGTAATTGCTCAGACAGATCCTGAGAAAAAACACAAAGGGATCAATGCTTTCATCGTAGAAAGAGGATGGGAAGGATTTGAAATCGGACTAAAAGAAGACAAACTGGGAATCAGAGGAAGTGATACTCACTCTTTGATCTTTAATAATGTAAAAGTTCCAAAAGAAAACAGAATTGGTGCTGACGGATTCGGATTCAACTTTGCTATGGCGGTATTGAACGGAGGAAGAATCGGTATTGCTTCTCAGGCTTTAGGTATTGCTTCAGGTGCTTACGAACTGGCACTGAAATATGCTAAAACAAGAAAAGCTTTCAAAACTGAGATCATCAACCACCAGGCAATTGCATTCAAATTAGCTGATATGGCGACGCAGATCACGGCAGCAAGAATGCTATGTTTCAAAGCAGCATGTGAAAAAGATGCAGGAAAAGACATCTCTGAAAGTGGAGCTATGGCAAAATTATACTCTTCTCAGGTAGCAATGGATACTACTATTGAAGCAGTACAGATCCACGGTGGATACGGATATGTGAAAGAATACCACGTAGAAAGATTAATGAGAGATGCGAAAATCACTCAGATCTACGAAGGAACTTCTGAAATTCAGAAAATCGTGATCTCAAGAAGCATCGCAAAATAA
- a CDS encoding ribonuclease Z: protein MSTYLTILGFNSAIPTINTSPTAQLLEMEERLFLIDCGEGTQVQLRKAKARFSKINHIFISHLHGDHCFGLPGLIASFRLLGRDTPLHVYGPKGIKKMLETIFQITETHRGFEVVYHELDKDYSEKIYEDNRVEVYTIPLDHRIYCNGYLFKEKPKDRHLNMKEIAKYSEIETCDYHNIKAGKDFVLSDGYVLKNEILTLEPVAPVSYAFCSDTRYLESVIPIIKNATVLYHESTFLHDLKEMADYTGHTTALEAATIAQKAQVEKLILGHFSNRYGDLTVFTDEARNIFPNTFLPKALESVKI from the coding sequence TTGAGTACTTATTTAACAATATTAGGTTTTAATTCAGCGATTCCAACCATCAATACATCACCCACAGCCCAGCTGCTGGAAATGGAAGAAAGACTCTTCCTCATTGATTGTGGAGAGGGAACACAGGTGCAGTTGAGAAAAGCAAAAGCAAGATTTTCAAAAATCAATCATATTTTTATCTCCCATCTTCATGGGGATCATTGTTTCGGGCTTCCGGGACTTATTGCTTCTTTCCGTCTTTTAGGAAGAGATACTCCGTTGCATGTTTATGGTCCGAAAGGGATTAAGAAGATGTTAGAAACCATTTTCCAGATTACAGAAACCCACCGTGGTTTTGAAGTGGTCTATCATGAATTGGATAAAGATTATTCCGAAAAAATATATGAGGACAACAGAGTAGAAGTATATACTATTCCGTTGGATCACAGGATTTACTGTAACGGTTACCTTTTTAAGGAAAAACCTAAAGACAGACATCTGAATATGAAAGAAATTGCCAAATACAGCGAGATTGAAACCTGTGATTACCATAATATAAAAGCAGGAAAAGATTTTGTACTGAGCGATGGCTATGTTCTTAAAAACGAAATTCTCACTCTTGAGCCTGTTGCGCCGGTATCCTATGCATTTTGCAGTGATACCCGCTACCTTGAAAGTGTTATTCCGATTATTAAAAATGCTACCGTTCTCTATCATGAATCCACATTTTTACATGATCTGAAGGAAATGGCCGATTATACAGGGCATACCACGGCATTGGAAGCGGCAACTATTGCTCAGAAAGCTCAGGTTGAAAAACTGATTTTAGGGCATTTTTCCAACAGATATGGTGATCTGACGGTATTTACCGATGAAGCAAGAAATATTTTTCCCAATACATTTTTACCAAAAGCATTGGAAAGTGTAAAGATTTAA
- a CDS encoding TIGR02757 family protein: MLKFEELRDFLNEKADQYNAPDFIENDPIQIPHRFSLKQDIEIAGFLAATISWGNRKSIINSADKMLDIMGNSPYDFVMNYSEKDLEDIQDKSIHRTFNGQDFSYFIRQFNRIYKENESLENLFEVKEPENNFLHAIERFRSGFLETEKHRSHKHISSPYKNSSAKRIIMFLRWMVRKDKRGVDFGIWENIDQKNLSIPLDVHTGNISRKLGLVSRTQNDWKTVEELDAAIRKFDEADPAKYDFALFGLGVTKELL; encoded by the coding sequence ATGCTGAAATTTGAAGAACTCAGAGATTTTCTCAACGAAAAGGCAGATCAGTATAATGCTCCTGATTTTATTGAAAATGATCCCATACAGATTCCTCATCGTTTTTCTTTAAAACAGGATATTGAAATTGCAGGATTTCTGGCGGCTACAATTTCCTGGGGAAATAGAAAATCGATCATTAATTCTGCGGACAAAATGCTTGATATTATGGGGAATTCTCCCTATGATTTTGTGATGAATTATTCAGAAAAGGATCTTGAAGATATTCAGGATAAAAGTATTCACAGAACTTTCAATGGACAGGATTTTTCCTACTTCATCAGACAGTTCAACAGAATTTATAAAGAAAATGAAAGCTTGGAAAATCTGTTTGAAGTGAAAGAACCGGAGAATAATTTTCTCCACGCCATAGAACGGTTCAGGAGCGGTTTTCTGGAAACAGAAAAGCACAGAAGCCATAAGCACATCAGTTCGCCCTACAAAAACTCTTCTGCCAAAAGGATTATTATGTTTTTGCGGTGGATGGTGCGTAAAGATAAGCGGGGTGTGGATTTTGGAATCTGGGAGAATATAGATCAGAAGAATCTTTCCATTCCTTTGGATGTGCATACCGGAAATATCTCCAGAAAACTGGGATTGGTTTCCAGAACACAGAATGACTGGAAAACGGTGGAAGAACTGGATGCTGCCATTAGAAAATTTGATGAAGCAGATCCTGCAAAATATGATTTTGCCTTGTTTGGATTAGGAGTTACCAAAGAACTGTTGTAA
- a CDS encoding peptide chain release factor 3: MSDLIKEIQKRKTFGIISHPDAGKTTLTEKLLLFGGAIQEAGAVKSNKIKKGATSDFMEIERQRGISVATSVLAFEYRDHKINILDTPGHKDFAEDTYRTLTAVDSVIVVIDVAKGVEEQTEKLVKVCRMRNIPMLVFINKLDREGKDAFDLLDEVEQKLGLTVCPLSLPIGMGSDFQGIYNIWENNIQLFLEEKKQKVGDSIKFDDINDTSIDEVIGEKAAKTLREELDLIQSVYPEFNREDYMKGDLQPVFFGSALNNFGVRELLDAFIDIAPMPQPKESDTRLVKPEESTFTGFVFKIHANMDPKHRDRLAFVKIVSGTFKRNENYLLVREGKKMKFSSPNAFFADKKEVVEESFPGDIVGLHDTGSFRIGDTLTGGEKLSFKGIPSFSPEHFRYINNNDPLKAKQLAKGIDQLMDEGVAQLFTLEMNGRKIIGTVGALQYEVIQYRLEHEYGAKCTYEPLSMHKACWVEADEKSEEFKEFARLKQRFLARDKYNQLVFLADSSFTIHMTQEKFPNVKLHFISEFQEH; the protein is encoded by the coding sequence ATGTCAGACTTAATCAAAGAAATACAAAAAAGAAAGACCTTCGGGATCATTTCCCACCCGGATGCCGGAAAAACAACTCTTACGGAAAAGTTACTTCTTTTCGGGGGTGCTATCCAGGAAGCGGGTGCGGTAAAATCCAACAAAATAAAAAAAGGAGCTACCTCCGACTTTATGGAAATCGAAAGACAGAGAGGGATCTCTGTAGCTACTTCCGTATTGGCATTTGAATATAGAGACCATAAAATCAACATCCTCGATACTCCGGGTCACAAAGACTTTGCGGAAGATACTTACAGAACATTAACTGCTGTAGATTCTGTAATTGTTGTAATTGACGTTGCAAAAGGGGTTGAGGAACAAACTGAGAAACTGGTTAAGGTTTGCAGAATGAGAAACATTCCTATGTTGGTTTTCATCAATAAACTTGACCGTGAGGGTAAAGATGCCTTCGATCTGTTGGATGAAGTAGAACAAAAATTGGGATTAACTGTTTGCCCACTATCTTTACCAATCGGTATGGGAAGTGACTTTCAGGGAATTTATAATATCTGGGAAAACAATATTCAGTTATTCTTAGAAGAGAAAAAACAGAAAGTTGGAGATTCTATCAAGTTTGATGACATCAATGATACATCTATTGACGAAGTAATTGGTGAAAAAGCAGCAAAAACTTTAAGAGAAGAACTTGATCTTATTCAATCTGTTTACCCTGAATTTAACCGTGAGGATTATATGAAAGGTGATCTTCAGCCTGTATTCTTCGGTTCAGCTTTAAATAATTTCGGAGTACGTGAATTGTTGGATGCTTTCATTGATATTGCTCCAATGCCACAGCCAAAAGAAAGTGATACCCGTTTGGTAAAACCTGAAGAAAGTACATTCACAGGATTTGTTTTCAAAATCCATGCGAATATGGATCCTAAGCACAGAGACAGACTTGCTTTCGTAAAGATTGTTTCAGGAACATTCAAGAGAAACGAAAATTACTTATTGGTAAGAGAGGGTAAAAAAATGAAATTCTCTTCTCCCAACGCATTCTTTGCTGATAAAAAAGAAGTAGTGGAAGAAAGTTTCCCTGGTGATATTGTAGGTTTGCATGATACCGGAAGTTTCAGAATCGGAGACACACTTACAGGTGGAGAAAAATTGAGCTTCAAAGGTATTCCTAGTTTCTCTCCTGAGCATTTCCGTTATATCAACAACAATGATCCGTTAAAAGCCAAGCAATTGGCGAAAGGTATTGATCAGTTGATGGATGAAGGAGTTGCGCAGCTGTTTACCCTGGAAATGAACGGAAGAAAGATCATCGGAACGGTAGGAGCCCTTCAGTATGAGGTTATCCAATACCGTCTTGAACATGAATATGGTGCAAAATGTACTTATGAGCCACTATCTATGCACAAAGCATGCTGGGTAGAAGCAGACGAGAAATCTGAAGAGTTCAAAGAATTTGCAAGATTAAAGCAGAGATTCCTGGCGAGAGATAAATACAATCAACTGGTATTTCTTGCAGACTCATCTTTCACAATTCATATGACACAGGAGAAATTCCCGAATGTGAAATTACATTTTATCAGTGAATTCCAGGAACATTAA